The following proteins are encoded in a genomic region of Nicotiana sylvestris chromosome 4, ASM39365v2, whole genome shotgun sequence:
- the LOC104234205 gene encoding 1,4-alpha-glucan-branching enzyme-like, producing METNFNVLSTHIQGSFPSSSPQVFPLASRNKICFPSQHSSGVKFGSPKRSWDICSTPKSRAREDERMKHSSAISAVLTDDNSTSSLEEDVETENIGLLNLDPSLEPYLDHFRYRMKRYAEQKKLIEQHEGALEEFSLGYLKFGFNREEGCIVYREWAPAAEEAEVIGDFNGWNGSNHMMEKDQFGVWSIRIPDVDGNPAIPHNSRVKFRFKHGNAAWVDRIPAWIKYATVDTTRFAAPYDGVYWDPPPSERYHFKYPRPPKPKAPRIYEAHVGMSSSEPRVNSYREFADDVLPRIKANNYNTVQLMAIMEHSYYGSFGYHVTNFFAVSSRSGNPEDLKYLIDKAHSLGLQVLVDVVHSHASNNITDGLNGFDVGQSSQESYFHAGERGYHKLWDSRLFNYANWEVLRFLLSNLRWWLDEYNFDGFRFDGITSMLYVHHGINMGFTGKYHEYFSEATDVDAVVYLMLANNLIHKIFPDATVIAEDVSGMPGLGRPVSEGGIGFDYRLAMAIPDKWIDYLKNKNDEDFSMKEVTRSLTNRRYTEKCIAYAESHDQSIVGDKTIAFLLMDKEMYSGMSCLTDASPVVDRGIALHKMIHFFTMALGGEGYLNFMGNEFGHPEWIDFPREGNNWSYDKCRRQWNLADSEHLRYKFMSAFDRAMNSLDEKFSFLASGKQIVSSTDEDNKVVVFERGDLVFVFNFHPENTYEGYKVGCDLPGKYRVALDSDAWDFGGHGRVGHDVDHFTSPEGIPGVPETNFNGRPNSFKVLSPARTCVAYYRVEESIAETEDDQTAISSELPTANIEESDDILKDSPSVNITDAGQIDLVSIEESNEELKDSTSVNISDVVQTDRDDSYANVWDDDQSDD from the exons ATGGAAACTAATTTCAATGTTTTATCGACTCACATTCAAGGCTCTTTTCCATCTTCTTCACCTCAAGTTTTTCCATTG GCTTCTAGAAATAAGATATGTTTTCCTTCTCAACATAGTTCTGGAGTGAAGTTTGGATCTCCGAAACGGTCTTGGGATATTTGTTCCACTCCAAAATCAAGAGCTAGAGAAGATGAAAGG ATGAAGCACAGTTCAGCTATTTCCGCTGTTTTGACCGATGACAACTCCACATCATCCCTAGAGGAAGACGTTGAGACTGAAAATATTGGCCTCCTAAATTTGGATCCAAGCTTGGAACCTTATCTAGATCACTTCAGATACAGAATGAAGAGATATGCGGAACAGAAAAAGCTCATCGAACAACATGAGGGAGCCCTTGAGGAATTTTCTCTAG GTTACTTAAAATTTGGATTCAACAGGGAAGAAGGCTGCATAGTCTATCGTGAATGGGCTCCTGCTGCTGA GGAAGCAGAAGTTATTGGCGATTTCAATGGATGGAATGGTTCCAACCACATGATGGAGAAGGACCAATTTGGTGTTTGGAGTATTAGAATTCCTGATGTTGACGGTAACCCAGCCATTCCACACAATTCCAGAGTTAAGTTCCGTTTCAAGCATGGAAATGCAGCTTGGGTAGATCGTATCCCTGCTTGGATAAAGTATGCCACTGTAGACACTACAAGATTTGCAGCACCATATGATGGTGTCTACTGGGACCCACCACCTTCAGAAAG GTACCACTTTAAATACCCTCGCCCTCCCAAACCCAAGGCTCCACGAATCTATGAAGCACATGTTGGCATGAGCAGCTCTGAGCCACGTGTAAATTCGTATCGCGAGTTTGCAGATGATGTTTTGCCTCGAATTAAGGCAAATAACTATAATACTGTCCAGTTAATGGCCATAATGGAACATTCTTACTATGGATCATTTGGATATCATGTTACAAACTTTTTTGCTGTGAGCAgtagatctggaaatccagaggACCTTAAGTATCTGATAGATAAAGCACATAGCTTGGGTTTACAGGTTCTGGTGGATGTAGTTCACAGTCATGCAAGCAATAATATCACTGATGGCCTCAATGGCTTTGATGTTGGCCAAAGTTCTCAAGAATCCTACTTTCATGCTGGAGAGAGAGGGTACCATAAGCTGTGGGATAGCAGGCTGTTCAACTATGCCAATTGGGAGGTTCTTCGTTTCCTTCTTTCCAACCTGAGGTGGTGGCTAGACGAGTATAACTTTGACGGATTTCGATTTGATGGAATAACTTCAATGCTGTATGTTCACCATGGAATCAATATGGGATTTACAGGGAAATATCATGAGTATTTCAGCGAGGCTACAGATGTTGATGCTGTGGTCTATCTAATGTTGGCCAATAATCTGATTCACAAGATCTTCCCAGATGCAACTGTTATTGCCGAAGATGTTTCGGGTATGCCCGGCCTTGGCCGACCTGTTTCTGAGGGCGGAATTGGTTTTGATTACCGCCTGGCAATGGCAATCCCAGATAAGTGGATAGATTACTTGAAGAATAAGAATGATGAAGACTTTTCCATGAAGGAAGTAACACGGAGTTTAACAAATAGGAGATATACAGAGAAGTGTATAGCTTACGCAGAGAGCCATGACCAG TCTATTGTGGGTGACAAGACCATTGCATTTCTCCTAATGGACAAAGAGATGTATTCTGGCATGTCTTGCTTGACAGATGCGTCTCCTGTTGTTGATCGAGGAATTGCGCTTCACAAG ATGATCCATTTTTTCACGATGGCCTTGGGAGGAGAGGGGTACCTCAATTTCATGGGTAACGAG TTTGGCCATCCTGAGTGGATTGACTTCCCTAGAGAAGGAAATAATTGGAGTTATGACAAATGCAGACGCCAGTGGAACCTCGCGGATAGCGAACACTTGAGATACAAG TTCATGAGTGCATTTGACAGAGCCATGAATTCACTCGATGAAAAGTTCTCATTCCTTGCATCAGGAAAACAGATAGTAAGCAGCACGGATGAAGATAATAAG GTTGTTGTGTTTGAACGTGGCGATCTGGTATTTGTTTTCAACTTCCATCCAGAGAACACATATGAAGG GTATAAAGTTGGATGCGACTTGCCAGGGAAGTACAGAGTTGCACTGGATAGTGATGCTTGGGATTTTGGTGGCCATGGAAGA GTTGGTCATGATGTTGACCATTTCACATCGCCAGAAGGAATACCTGGCGTTCCAGAAACAAATTTCAATGGTCGTCCAAATTCTTTCAAAGTGCTGTCTCCTGCACGCACATGTGTG GCTTATTACAGAGTTGAAGAAAGCATAGCAGAAACCGAAGATGACCAGACAGCCATTTCTAGTGAGCTGCCAACAGCCAATATCGAGGAGAGTGACGATATACTTAAAGATTCACCATCTGTAAATATCACAGATGCTGGTCAAATCGACTTAGTTTCTATTGAGGAGAGCAATGAGGAACTTAAGGATTCAACATCTGTAAACATTAGTGATGTTGTTCAAACTGACAGAGATGATTCGTATGCAAACGTCTGGGATGATGACCAGTCAGATGATTGA
- the LOC104211899 gene encoding BTB/POZ domain-containing protein At2g30600 isoform X1 produces MVHCQLYCEVSKEELFPPGEMMDKKQKKFLTVAPFECAWPNDLRFREAGRGCVAFDAFAHNDVTIVFREQVGSQHYHYKRDNCPHYTVIIGSHRNKRFKIEVDGKTVVDAAGVGLCCSSAFQSYWISIYDGLISIGKGRYPFQNLCFQWLDSNPNCSVQYVGLSSWDKHVGYRNVNVLPVTPNHLSLWKHVDYVEHDLGEDDLEQELEDQIANYESWGLGKFLENWELSDMFFVVGKEERVVPAHKLILAACGDFGLSSSVEEVVHLPDISYSVLHALLQYVYTGHAQILESDLRSLKSLSLQYKVMPLVKQCEEILEQLTSHEQLVESPKPVDISYPSWLQCSKTFPYGLPINRERLEQFLSTGEYSDLDIYVGVHDLVLQSHKVILGSWSVPFAKMFTNGMRESASSMVCLKDVPFEAFKIMLEFMYTGEINKEATGGINTLLLQLLLLADEFGVTLLHQECCKILLECLSEDSVCPILQVISSVPSCKLIEETCERIFSMHFDYCTTASIDFVMLDEASFSNILQHTDLTVTSEERVLNAILLWCLQARELYGWETVNELIVNSTPEMLFGERLKSLNGFLNLVRFPLLPLELLKKFEGSNLCQQIPTFDHLVKEAIRFLEFGVTGSKRSQKFQHRKSSFKELLYICDGDSNGVLYFAGTSYGKHQWVNPVLSKRVTITASSPISRCTDPKVLVSRNFQGTSLAGPQMEDGRNASWWMVDVGQDHQLMCNYYTLRQDGSGAFMRRWNFQGSLDGKSWTNLRIHENDQTICKPGQFASWPITGPNALLPFRFFRLLMTAPTTDDTNPWNCCICFLELYGYFR; encoded by the exons ATGGTTCACTGCCAGCTATATTGTGAAGTGAGTAAAGAAGAATTGTTTCCTCCGGGAGAAATGATGGACAAGAAGCAGAAGAAGTTTCTTACTGTGGCGCCTTTTGAGTGTGCCTGGCCTAATGATCTGAGATTTAGAGAAGCAGGAAGGGGTTGTGTAGCTTTTGATGCTTTTGCACATAACGATGTAACAATCGTTTTTCGCGAGCAGGTAGGGAGTCAGCATTATCACTACAAAAGGGATAATTGTCCACACTATACTGTAATCATTGGTAGTCATAGGAATAAGAGATTTAAGATTGAGGTTGATGGGAAAACGGTGGTTGACGCAGCTGGTGTTGGTCTTTGTTGTTCTTCAGCATTTCAAAGCTACTGGATTAGTATCTATGATGGATTGATTAGCATTGGCAAGGGAAGGTATCCTTTTCAGAATCTTTGCTTTCAGTGGCTTGATTCGAATCCCAATTGCAGCGTTCAGTATGTTGGTCTTAGCAGTTGGGATAAACATGTTGGATACAGGAATGTTAATGTACTGCCTGTCACACCGAATCATTTATCTTTGTGGAAGCATGTGGATTATGTTGAGCATGACTTAGGCGAGGATGATTTAGAACAAGAGTTAGAAGATCAAATTGCTAATTATGAAAGTTGGGGTCTTGGAAAGTTTCTTGAGAATTGGGAGTTATCTGATATGTTCTTTGTTGTTGGAAAGGAAGAAAGGGTTGTTCCAGCTCATAAGCTCATTTTAGCTGCATGTGGAGATTTTGGTCTTAGTTCATCAGTTGAAGAAGTTGTTCACTTGCCAGACATTAGTTATTCCGTCCTTCATGCACTTCTTCAGTATGTCTACACCGGACATGCTCAG ATTTTGGAATCTGATCTCCGCTCGTTGAAGTCTTTGAGTTTACAATACAAAGTGATGCCATTGGTGAAGCAATGTGAAGAGATCCTTGAGCAACTTACGTCTCATGAGCAACTTGTTGAATCACCTAAGCCTGTAGACATATCTTATCCGAGCTGGCTCCAATGTAGCAAAACTTTTCCATATGGGTTGCCCATTAATAGAGAAAGGCTTGAACAGTTCCTCTCGACCGGAGAATACAGTGATCTAGACATTTATGTTGGAGTTCATGACCTTGTTTTGCAGTCACATAAAGTAATCCTTGGGTCATGGAGTGTTCCTTTCGCAAAG ATGTTTACCAATGGAATGAGGGAGAGTGCTTCTTCAATGGTCTGCTTAAAAGATGTCCCTTTTGAAGCATTTAAGATTATGCTAGAATTCATGTACACTGGAGAAATTAATAAAGAAGCCACCGGCGGAATTAATACCTTGTTACTCCAGCTTCTTTTACTGGCGGATGAGTTTGGGGTTACTCTTCTTCATCAGGAGTGCTGCAAAATACTTTTGGAGTGCCTCTCAGAG GACTCAGTATGCCCAATTCTTCAAGTGATATCATCTGTTCCCTCATGTAAACTCATTGAAGAAACCTGTGAGAGGATATTCTCGATGCACTTTGATTATTGTACAACTGCAAGCATCGACTTTGTCATGTTAGATGAAGCAAGCTTTAGCAATATCCTTCAG CATACAGATTTGACAGTGACATCCGAAGAGAGAGTTCTCAATGCCATCTTACTTTGGTGCTTACAAGCAAGAGAATTGTATGGATGGGAAACAGTAAACGAATTGATTGTAAATTCAACACCAGAGATGCTTTTTGGGGAGAGGCTTAAGTCTCTAAATGGATTTCTGAATCTTGTGCGGTTCCCCTTACTGCCACTTGAATTGCTGAAGAAG TTTGAAGGAAGTAACCTTTGCCAGCAGATTCCCACTTTTGACCATCTG GTTAAAGAGGCTATAAGATTTCTGGAATTTGGGGTCACCGGTTCTAAACGAAGCCAAAA GTTTCAGCATAGGAAATCAAGTTTCAAGGAGCTGCTTTACATATGTGATGGAGACAGCAATGGGGTCCTCTATTTTGCTGGCACATCATATGGGAAACACCAGTGGGTAAATCCTGTCTTGTCTAAG AGAGTAACTATCACTGCTAGTAGCCCCATTTCAAGATGCACTGATCCTAAGGTCTTGGTGTCAAGAAATTTCCAG GGTACATCTCTTGCTGGACCTCAGATGGAGGACGGAAGAAACGCTTCATGGTGGATGGTCGATGTTGGTCAAGATCACCAG CTCATGTGTAACTACTACACATTAAGACAGGACGGATCAGGAGCATTTATGAGACGTTGGAACTTTCAG GGGTCTTTGGATGGGAAAAGTTGGACAAACCTGAGAATACATGAGAATGATCAAACTATTTGCAAGCCAGGTCAATTTGCGTCGTGGCCTATTACCGGTCCAAATGCTCTACTTCCTTTCAGATTCTTTCGACTTCTCATGACCGCTCCTACTACAGATGATACTAACCCATGGAACTGTTGCATCTGCTTCTTAGAACTATATGGTTATTTTCGTTAG
- the LOC104211899 gene encoding BTB/POZ domain-containing protein At2g30600 isoform X2, giving the protein MMDKKQKKFLTVAPFECAWPNDLRFREAGRGCVAFDAFAHNDVTIVFREQVGSQHYHYKRDNCPHYTVIIGSHRNKRFKIEVDGKTVVDAAGVGLCCSSAFQSYWISIYDGLISIGKGRYPFQNLCFQWLDSNPNCSVQYVGLSSWDKHVGYRNVNVLPVTPNHLSLWKHVDYVEHDLGEDDLEQELEDQIANYESWGLGKFLENWELSDMFFVVGKEERVVPAHKLILAACGDFGLSSSVEEVVHLPDISYSVLHALLQYVYTGHAQILESDLRSLKSLSLQYKVMPLVKQCEEILEQLTSHEQLVESPKPVDISYPSWLQCSKTFPYGLPINRERLEQFLSTGEYSDLDIYVGVHDLVLQSHKVILGSWSVPFAKMFTNGMRESASSMVCLKDVPFEAFKIMLEFMYTGEINKEATGGINTLLLQLLLLADEFGVTLLHQECCKILLECLSEDSVCPILQVISSVPSCKLIEETCERIFSMHFDYCTTASIDFVMLDEASFSNILQHTDLTVTSEERVLNAILLWCLQARELYGWETVNELIVNSTPEMLFGERLKSLNGFLNLVRFPLLPLELLKKFEGSNLCQQIPTFDHLVKEAIRFLEFGVTGSKRSQKFQHRKSSFKELLYICDGDSNGVLYFAGTSYGKHQWVNPVLSKRVTITASSPISRCTDPKVLVSRNFQGTSLAGPQMEDGRNASWWMVDVGQDHQLMCNYYTLRQDGSGAFMRRWNFQGSLDGKSWTNLRIHENDQTICKPGQFASWPITGPNALLPFRFFRLLMTAPTTDDTNPWNCCICFLELYGYFR; this is encoded by the exons ATGATGGACAAGAAGCAGAAGAAGTTTCTTACTGTGGCGCCTTTTGAGTGTGCCTGGCCTAATGATCTGAGATTTAGAGAAGCAGGAAGGGGTTGTGTAGCTTTTGATGCTTTTGCACATAACGATGTAACAATCGTTTTTCGCGAGCAGGTAGGGAGTCAGCATTATCACTACAAAAGGGATAATTGTCCACACTATACTGTAATCATTGGTAGTCATAGGAATAAGAGATTTAAGATTGAGGTTGATGGGAAAACGGTGGTTGACGCAGCTGGTGTTGGTCTTTGTTGTTCTTCAGCATTTCAAAGCTACTGGATTAGTATCTATGATGGATTGATTAGCATTGGCAAGGGAAGGTATCCTTTTCAGAATCTTTGCTTTCAGTGGCTTGATTCGAATCCCAATTGCAGCGTTCAGTATGTTGGTCTTAGCAGTTGGGATAAACATGTTGGATACAGGAATGTTAATGTACTGCCTGTCACACCGAATCATTTATCTTTGTGGAAGCATGTGGATTATGTTGAGCATGACTTAGGCGAGGATGATTTAGAACAAGAGTTAGAAGATCAAATTGCTAATTATGAAAGTTGGGGTCTTGGAAAGTTTCTTGAGAATTGGGAGTTATCTGATATGTTCTTTGTTGTTGGAAAGGAAGAAAGGGTTGTTCCAGCTCATAAGCTCATTTTAGCTGCATGTGGAGATTTTGGTCTTAGTTCATCAGTTGAAGAAGTTGTTCACTTGCCAGACATTAGTTATTCCGTCCTTCATGCACTTCTTCAGTATGTCTACACCGGACATGCTCAG ATTTTGGAATCTGATCTCCGCTCGTTGAAGTCTTTGAGTTTACAATACAAAGTGATGCCATTGGTGAAGCAATGTGAAGAGATCCTTGAGCAACTTACGTCTCATGAGCAACTTGTTGAATCACCTAAGCCTGTAGACATATCTTATCCGAGCTGGCTCCAATGTAGCAAAACTTTTCCATATGGGTTGCCCATTAATAGAGAAAGGCTTGAACAGTTCCTCTCGACCGGAGAATACAGTGATCTAGACATTTATGTTGGAGTTCATGACCTTGTTTTGCAGTCACATAAAGTAATCCTTGGGTCATGGAGTGTTCCTTTCGCAAAG ATGTTTACCAATGGAATGAGGGAGAGTGCTTCTTCAATGGTCTGCTTAAAAGATGTCCCTTTTGAAGCATTTAAGATTATGCTAGAATTCATGTACACTGGAGAAATTAATAAAGAAGCCACCGGCGGAATTAATACCTTGTTACTCCAGCTTCTTTTACTGGCGGATGAGTTTGGGGTTACTCTTCTTCATCAGGAGTGCTGCAAAATACTTTTGGAGTGCCTCTCAGAG GACTCAGTATGCCCAATTCTTCAAGTGATATCATCTGTTCCCTCATGTAAACTCATTGAAGAAACCTGTGAGAGGATATTCTCGATGCACTTTGATTATTGTACAACTGCAAGCATCGACTTTGTCATGTTAGATGAAGCAAGCTTTAGCAATATCCTTCAG CATACAGATTTGACAGTGACATCCGAAGAGAGAGTTCTCAATGCCATCTTACTTTGGTGCTTACAAGCAAGAGAATTGTATGGATGGGAAACAGTAAACGAATTGATTGTAAATTCAACACCAGAGATGCTTTTTGGGGAGAGGCTTAAGTCTCTAAATGGATTTCTGAATCTTGTGCGGTTCCCCTTACTGCCACTTGAATTGCTGAAGAAG TTTGAAGGAAGTAACCTTTGCCAGCAGATTCCCACTTTTGACCATCTG GTTAAAGAGGCTATAAGATTTCTGGAATTTGGGGTCACCGGTTCTAAACGAAGCCAAAA GTTTCAGCATAGGAAATCAAGTTTCAAGGAGCTGCTTTACATATGTGATGGAGACAGCAATGGGGTCCTCTATTTTGCTGGCACATCATATGGGAAACACCAGTGGGTAAATCCTGTCTTGTCTAAG AGAGTAACTATCACTGCTAGTAGCCCCATTTCAAGATGCACTGATCCTAAGGTCTTGGTGTCAAGAAATTTCCAG GGTACATCTCTTGCTGGACCTCAGATGGAGGACGGAAGAAACGCTTCATGGTGGATGGTCGATGTTGGTCAAGATCACCAG CTCATGTGTAACTACTACACATTAAGACAGGACGGATCAGGAGCATTTATGAGACGTTGGAACTTTCAG GGGTCTTTGGATGGGAAAAGTTGGACAAACCTGAGAATACATGAGAATGATCAAACTATTTGCAAGCCAGGTCAATTTGCGTCGTGGCCTATTACCGGTCCAAATGCTCTACTTCCTTTCAGATTCTTTCGACTTCTCATGACCGCTCCTACTACAGATGATACTAACCCATGGAACTGTTGCATCTGCTTCTTAGAACTATATGGTTATTTTCGTTAG
- the LOC104234206 gene encoding dolichol-phosphate mannosyltransferase subunit 1: protein MEQKKNKYSIIVPTYNERLNIALVIYLVFKHLPDVDFEIIVVDDGSPDGTQDIVKQLQKVYGEDHILLRPRARKLGLGTAYIHGLKHASGNFVVIMDADLSHHPKYLPRFIKKQMETGASIVTGTRYVTGGGVHGWNLMRKLTSRGANVLAQTLLWPGVSDLTGSFRLYQKSALEDIISSCVSKGYVFQMEMIVRASRKGYRIEEVPITFVDRVFGSSKLGGSEIVEYLKGLLYLLVTT, encoded by the exons ATGGAGCAGAAGAAGAACAAGTACAGTATAATTGTACCCACCTACAACGAACGCCTCAACATTGCTCTCGTCATTTACCTCGTCTTTAAGCATCTCCC GGATGTTGATTTCGAAATAATTGTAGTGGATGATGGAAGTCCAGATGGCACACAGGATATTGTCAAACAATTGCAGAAAGTATATGGAGAAGATCATATT TTATTGAGACCTCGAGCTCGGAAACTTGGTTTAG GCACTGCATATATTCATGGTTTGAAGCATGCCTCAGGCAATTTTGTTGTCATTATGGATGCGGATCTTTCTCACCAT CCAAAATACCTGCCAAGATTTATCAA GAAACAAATGGAGACAGGTGCCAGTATAGTTACTGGAACTCGATATGTTACTGGTGGTGGTGTCCACGGATGGAACCTTATGCGCAAATTGACAAGTAGGGGAGCAAATGTCCTTGCACAGACATTACTTTGGCCGGGTGTATCAGACTTAACTGGATCCTTCCG GCTGTACCAGAAATCTGCACTAGAAGACATCATAAGCTCTTGTGTAAGTAAAGGATATGTTTTTCAGATGGAGATGATTGTTCGGGCTTCAAGAAAAGGTTACCGCATTGAAGAG GTTCCAATTACTTTTGTCGATAGAGTATTTGGAAGTTCCAAGCTGGGAGGATCTGAAATAGTGGAGTACCTGAAGGGCCTTCTGTATCTTCTGGTTACAACTTGA